In the Acidovorax sp. A79 genome, one interval contains:
- a CDS encoding tRNA-uridine aminocarboxypropyltransferase has translation MTHSPANPAAPHAVARLRAERLARSAKPFLARGGPRGERCAGCRLVPSHCICALRPVLPTRAGMCLLMADIEPLKPSNTGWLIADVVPDTFAFGWARTEVHPGLLALLSDPQWQPYVVFPGEFVAPGRVVTQVAMPEGKRPLFVLLDATWPEARKMFRKSPYLDLLPVLSLQPEQLSRYHLRRSTRRDHFCTSEVGALCLELAGEAHAAQALEAYLDVFTTHYLEAKHQRPVDAGDAVHQRLAALRARDAGAL, from the coding sequence TCCCCCGCGAACCCCGCCGCGCCGCACGCGGTGGCGCGCCTGCGTGCCGAGCGCCTGGCGCGCAGCGCCAAGCCCTTCCTGGCCCGGGGCGGCCCCAGGGGCGAGCGCTGCGCGGGCTGCCGCCTGGTGCCCAGCCACTGCATCTGCGCGCTGCGGCCCGTGCTGCCCACGCGCGCGGGCATGTGCCTGCTGATGGCCGACATCGAACCGCTCAAGCCCAGCAACACGGGCTGGCTGATCGCCGACGTGGTGCCCGACACGTTTGCCTTTGGCTGGGCCCGCACCGAGGTGCACCCCGGCCTGCTGGCGCTGCTGTCCGACCCGCAGTGGCAGCCGTATGTGGTGTTCCCTGGCGAGTTCGTGGCGCCCGGGCGCGTGGTCACGCAGGTGGCCATGCCAGAAGGCAAGCGCCCGCTGTTCGTGCTGCTCGACGCCACCTGGCCCGAGGCCCGCAAGATGTTCCGCAAGAGCCCGTACCTCGACCTCCTGCCCGTGCTTAGCCTGCAGCCCGAGCAGCTCTCGCGCTACCACCTGCGCCGGTCCACCCGCAGGGACCATTTCTGCACGTCCGAGGTCGGCGCCCTGTGCCTGGAGCTGGCGGGCGAGGCACATGCCGCGCAGGCGCTGGAGGCGTACCTGGACGTGTTCACCACCCACTACCTCGAGGCCAAGCACCAGCGGCCCGTGGATGCGGGCGACGCGGTGCACC